The genomic window TGGGAAATCTGGTGTTTCATCCGACCGAGCCACATGTGGTCGGCGTCCTGGATTGGGAATTGTCGACCCTGGGCCATCCGCTTGTCGATCTCGCCTTCAACAGCCAGGCGTGGCGCATGGCGCCGGACGAGAACGGCGGACTGCTCGGCCTGCCGCTCGACGACATGGGCATCCCGCGCGAGCGGGATTACCTCGAACTTTATTACCAGCTGTCTGGTGCGACCGAGCGCCTGACGGTCTTTCACCAGGTCTTTGCGATGTTCCGCGGTGCGGTCGGAAGTGCCGGCGTGGCGGCACGCGGCGATCTCGGCAACAACGTCCTGCCCGATGCCGGCAATGTGGGACGACGGCTCGCCCGCGCTTACGCGACGCGGGGGATGGCCCTGATCGAGAGCGAGTCATGAGCATGCTGGAACGACCGTCGATGAGCGTCGATGAAGCGATCCGCCGGCGACGTTCCGTGCGCGGCTTCTTATCCCGCGAGGTGCCCGAGGCGATCCTTCGCGAGGTCTTCGCGCTGGCGCAATGGTCGCCATCGAACTGCAACGTGCAGCCGTGGGTCCCTCACGTGGTGTCGGGAGACAGGCTCAAACGGCTTCGTGACGCGCTCGTTGCGGCGGGAATGCGCGACGAGCCGATCAAGCCGGATTGGCCGGCCGACGGCAAGTTCACGGGAGTCTATCGCGAACGGCAGGTCGGTGCCGCGCAGGCGCTTTATGGCGCGATGGGTGTGGCGCGAAGCGACGCGGTCGGGCGCAAGCTGGCCTATGTCCGCAACCACGCCTTCTTCGATGCGCCCACGCCGTCTTCATCTTCATGCCCGAGCCGTTCGATACGCGCGAGGCCACTGATATCGGCATGTACGCGCAAACCCTGATGCTCGCGTTCATCGCCCGCGGCATCGCCTCCTGCGCGCAGGGCGCGCTCGGATTGTTTCCGGACATTGTTCGCGCGCAGCTTGGAATTCCCGGTCATCAAAAACTGCTGTTCGGTATCTCGTTTGGCTATGAGGATATCGACGTCAAGGCCAATGCGGCGCGCGCCGACCGGGCCCCGATGGATGACGTCGTGCGCTTCCACCGCTGAGAGTTCCCATCAGAGGAGATGTCGTCTTGACCGGACCGTTGCATGGCTTTCGCATCGTCGAGATGGGCGGGATCGGCCCGGCTCCCTTTGCCGGCGCGCTGCTTGGCGATCTCGGTGCGGACGTGCTGCGGATCGATCGCGTTCCTCGGCCGGGCGTCGAACCGGACCTGCCGGCGCGGTTCGACTTTTACAACCGCAATAAGCGTTCGGTCGCGCTGGATCTCAAGCAGCCGCAAGCCGTCGCAACGGTGCTGCAACTCGTCGCGCAGGCCGATGCGCTGACCGAGGGCTTCAGGCCCTCGGTGATGGAACGGCTTGGCCTTGGGCCCGACGCCTGCCATGCCGTGAACCCGCGTCTGGTCTATGCACGCATGACCGGCTGGGGGCAGCAAGGGCCGATGTCGCAGGAGGCGGGGCATGACATCAATTATCTTGCACTGACCGGCGCACTGCATTGCCTCGGAGACGCGGACCGCCCGCCGCCGCCCCCGCTCAATCTCGTTGCGGACCTCGGAGGCGGCGCGCTCTATCTCACGGTCGGCCTGCTTGCCGCGACCATGGAGGCGCGGCAATCGGGCAAAGGACAGACCATCGACGTCGCCATGATCGACGGCGTGACGCATCTGATGTCGGCGTTCCAGGCGTTCCGCCAGCAGGGCAGCTGGACTGAGCGGCGCGCCGACAATATCGTCGACGGCGGCGCACCCTTCTACGGCAGCTACGCGACCAGGGACGGCAAGTTCATTGCTGTCGGCGCGATCGAGCCGCATTTTTATGCCAATCTGTTGAACGTGATGGGACTCAGGGCAGGGGAACTGCCCGACCAGAACGACCGCGCATCCTGGCCGCAGATGCGCCAGCGCTTCGCAGAGATCTTCGCCCGGCGAACGCGCGACGAATGGGTCGCCGCTGCGATGGGGCGCGACGCCTGTCTCGCGCCGGTCTTAACCATCGACGAGGCGCCCGCGCATCCGCAGATGCAGGCGCGAAGCGCCTACGCCATGTTCGATGGGGTTCGGCACCCGAGCCCGGCGCCGCGATTCTCGCGCACACCGTCTGCGCTTCACACACCGCCGCCGCCGCCGGGTCGCGATACCCGGCAGGCGCTCGCGGACTGGGGCGTTTCGCCGGAGCAGATCGCGGTGCTGGAATCGGCCCGCGCCATCGCGGGATGACGCGGTGATACAAACGTTTGTCTAGTCCGCCGAGACCGGATCACCCGAGAGTGTCCAGCTGAGGTGGTGGAGCGGTCTGATGGAATACTCCAGGTGGGGACAAGTCCGAGATCCGGGGAAGTGGAGATAGTGTCGGCGGTTGTGGTTGAGCTTCAGCAGCTCTTGGATACTCGGAGGAGGTGAGGAAGACGTCAGAGCATACACCGATCGTTGGGAACGATCCCGAAATTATCGGGCGGGGGATTGCATTCGGCTGAGATCAGGGAGGCGGGCGTCTGGCTGAGAATTCGTCCGGGCTGCTAGGTCAGCTTTGGGTGAGACTGCGACTTGGCGGAGAGGGCCGGGGCCGCTTGTGGCGCAAACCGGACCATCAATGGCCCGTCCGACTGGCCATTGACGGTATCGGGTGGAAATCGGCGAGAGGCCAAAAGGGCGCCGCTCCGACTTGGTATACGTCTACTGTGTCGATTGATCCCGATACTTGCTGAAGGTGCCAATCCTCAGAGCCTTGCAAATTTTCCTGTGAACTCAAGACCGAAAAATTTGGGCGGGTGTACCGTCGGGATTTGACCGTCAGCTTTGAGAATTTGTGTTTGGAAATCAACGCGGAAACATCTTCATAAATGATTGAGTGGGAGTAGTGCGGCCTGCTGGCATCGCGTAATTTAGCGTGGGTCTGGTCGAGTTGTTCTCGCTTCGTTGATAGTTCTGACCGAAGTAGTGAGCTTGGCTTATCCCGGTAGCAATCCAGAATCCATTGCGTCTTCACTAATGGAGTGTCGTAGCGTGTTCGATCGTACAGAATGGCCGGGGCCACAGCTTAGCTTCGACACCGGCAGGTTTTGGCGCAAAGCGGCTCAAATTTGATTGCCCAAGCTGTTTGTGGCCGTTGTAGCTGAAATTGGCCCATGATGGATTGGACCGAGACCTTAGGGATTTCACAACCAACGTGAGCAGGTCGGTGGTGCATGTGCAGGATCGGCATCTTCGAGTGTAGGGGCTCGGCGGTGCTGACGAGCAGTCTCCATCGCTCGAAGTTGAATGATCGAAAGCTGCGGGCTTGGCTACCACTCTCCCCGCCATTTGCTCGATCTTGTGCGCCAAGCCGCGATTTCATGCGCCTCGGTCCGTTAGTCGTGTCGAATCTCGACGCGAGATCGCGTTGTCAGATTCCTGGCTGCGGGGCTTCACGCCAAGGGCACGCCTACGTAGTTTTCGGCAAGAGTTGTTGCGGCGGCGCGGGACGAGGTCACGAGCTCGAGCTCAGCGAGTTGGCGCTTCAAGTCGAATTCGGTCCCCTCACGGAATCGATGAAGCATTGACGTCATCCACCAGGAGAAGTGCTGGGCGCGCCAAACCCGCCGAAGCGCCGTAGGCGAATAGGCGTTCAGAAGCGCGGTTGATCGATTGGAGTAGTACGAGGACAGCGCCCGGGCGAGGACGTGCACGTCCGCCGCCGCCAGATTCAGGCCCTTGGCGCCGGTCGGAGGGACGGAGTGCGCGGCGTCGCCAGCAAGGAATAATCGCCCATGCTGCATCGGTTCGCAGACGAACGAGCGGAGCGGGATGATCCCTTTTTGAAAGATCGTACCCGTCTTAAGCTCGAAACGTCTCCGCCTACGCGCGTCTGCAATTCGTTCCAGATCCGATCATCGGACCAGTTATCGACGCTATCGGTGGGGTCGCATTGGAAATACATGCGCTGCACGTCCGGAGATCTCGTCGAGATCAGCGCAAACCCGCGTTCGTGGTGGGCATAGATCAGCTCCTCGGATGACGGCGGCGCCTTGGCGAGGATGCCGAACCAGCCGAAGGGGTAGACGCGGAAATAGTCGTGGCGGACCAGATGCTCCGGTATCGCGGGGCGGCTTGTGCCGTAGCCGCCGTCACATCCGGCTACGAAGTCGCAGGCCAATTCGCGCGTCTCGCCTTGCTTGGAGGCGAATCGGATGACCGGCTGGTCGGAGGTGAGGCCGTCGATGCTGGTTGCCTTGGCCTCAAAATGAATCTGGCCGCCCGTACGCAAACGAAGCGCGATCAGGTCCTTCAGAACTTCGTGCTGCGGGTAAACCGTGATGGTGCGACCATTCGCCAGGCCCTGAAGTTCGATGCGATGCCCGCGGCCGGCGAAACGCAACTCAAAGCCGCCATGCACGAAACCCTCGCGCTTCATGCGATCTCCGGCACCGATCTCGGTCATCAGATCTGCGGTCGACTGCTCGAGCACGCCGGCCCGGATCGTCTGCTCAATCTCCGCCTGCGACCGGTTTTCAATGATGATCGACTCGATGCCGCTTAGATGCAGCATATGGGAGAGCAGTAGCCCCGCTGGACCAGCTCCGACTATACCTACTTGTGTTCGCATTGAGTGCTTCTCTCGCAATCTTCCGAATATGTCGAGCGGCCGTAACGACCTCTCGTCACGTTTTGCGCGCGGGGATGTGGCGACCAACGACAGCGAGTGAGAGGGTGAGACCGATCATGGCGACGCCCAGCATCAGGAGATAGCCGTCCTTTCCGCCGACCGTGATTACGGCTGCACCGGCAAAGGCACTGAGGATGGCTCCAAGCCGGCCAAAAGCGAGGGCGGAGGCCGTGCCCGTGGCCCGGACTGAGGTCGGGTAGACATACGCGCACACGGCATACATGGTCGACTGCACCGCATTGGCGAAGAAGCCCTGCACACCGAACCCTGCTATCAGAATGCTTGCCTCCAGCGCGATGTTCACGCGGGTCAGGTAAAGCGCGGTGGCGGCGCCGAGGAGGCTGCACAGCAGGAGCGGCCATCGCGAGCCGTACCGGGTGATGGCCATGGCGCATGTCAATGCGCCGAGCACGCCTCCGAAGTTGTAGGCCGTCAAACCGGCCCCCGCGATTGCGACGTCCAGCCCTTCGGACGTCAGCATCGTCGGCAGCCAAGTGAAGGCGCTATAGACGGCAAGCAGGTTGAGAAAGAAGGCGCACCAGAGCGCGATCGTGTCGCGCGCGCGGCCCCTCTCGAACAATGCAAGAAATCCCTCGCGTTTCTCGATTCTTTGCTCGCCCAAATCTGTGAAGACAACATCGGCTGTAACCGGTCGCGACATGCGCCCGACGAGCCGGCGCAGCTCGGCCCAACGCGCCCTCCGGCGCACGAGAAAGCGCGGCGTTTCCGGGAGAATGAGGAGCAGAAGGAAGCCAAGGAGCACGGCCAGAGTTCCACCAAGAAAGAACAGGGCCCTCCAACCGAGGTTTGGCAGGACGACGCTGGCGAACAGGCCGGCTAGCATGCCTCCAAGCGGGACACAGACGATCGTCGCCGTAATGGCAAGCGTCCGCCGTCGTGCGGGTGTGAATTCCGCCGCAACGGTGGTGGAGCTCGGCAAGGCTCCGCCAATGCCGAGTCCAGCGATAAATCGCAGCGCGCCGATGTGCCAGAGGTTGGCCGCGAAGCCGATGCAGAAGGTTGCCAGCCCGAAAACCATCACGCTCACGATCACGGCGCCGCGTCGTCCGAACCGGTCAGCGAGGAGGCCGGCGAAGGCGCTTCCTATTCCCATTCCGATCAGCCCAGCGGCAAGGGCGGGAGCAAAGTCACCGCGGGTAACGCCCCACTCCTTGATCAGAACTGGGACAGCGAAGCCAATCAGCTGTCCGTCGAATCCGTCCATGATGATCGATAGGGCGGCGATGAAGACGACGATCTTCTGCAGGACGGTCCAGGGGCCATGATCAAGGAGGTGCCCGATGTCCAGCGAGGGTGCGCTGTCGCGGCTGCTGCTCACCTCACCACGAAGGCGAGTTGAATCGGAGCCGGCTGCCGCGATGTGCGGCGAAGACAAGGGGCCTATGGGGTACGACTCTGTCACAACTTCCCTCCTTGTTTGCTTTGCGTAGATGTGTCGGATCAGGGTGGCGCCCGATCGGCTTTCGAGGACGAGCTTCGCCGTGCCTCCCGAGCAATGCTGAGGGAGGCGACGTCACTTCACTGGAGATTGAGATCGGGCTCGGGCCTGATCAGAACGGATAGTGTCGTTCGCTTGTCTGAATGGTCATCCAGCGAGTGTCTGTGAACTCCGCGATTCCAGACTTGCCGCCAAATCGTCCGTACCCGCTGTCCTTGACCCCTCCGAACGGCATCTGAGCCTCGTCATGCACGGTGGGGCCATTGATGTGGCAGATCCCGGATTGAATGCGCGAGGCGACGCGCATGCCTCTCGATGTATCCCTGGTGAACACGGCGGACGACAAGCCGTAGGCATTGTCGTTTGCGCAGGCGATCGCTGCGTCCTCGCCCTTGACCCGAACGATCGGCTTGATCGGTCCGAAGGACTCCTCGCTGTAAATGCGCATAGCGGATGTGACGTGGTCGATCAGCGTGGCCGGCATCAGCGTGGAATCAGCTTTCCCGCCGCAGAGCAGTTTCGCACCTTTCGCGAGTGCGTCATCGATGAGGTCGTTGCAACGCTTGACGGTGGTCATGTCGACGACGGAGCCGAGAACGACGGGGCCCTTTCGCGGATCGCCAAGCGGCAGCCTGGACGCCTTGTCGGCGAGACGGCGCACAAACTCGTCTGCGATAGCCTCATCAACGATGATCCGCTCGGTCGACATGCAGATCTGTCCCGAATTCGCAAAGGCACCAAACGCCGCTGCGTTCACGGCGGCGTCGATGTCGGCATCATCAAGAACAACGAGCGGCGCCTTGCCTCCGAGTTCGAGGACCGCTGGCTTGAGGTACTTCGCGCACGTCGCGGCGATGATCTTTCCGACGCGGGTCGATCCCGTGAAATTGACCCGGCGCACGGCGGGATGCGCGATCATCGCTTCGACGACAGGTCCTGCGTCCGACGGAGCGTTGGTGACGTAGTTGACGACGCTCTTGGGAAAGCCGGCTTCCTTGAACGCCTCGACGATCAGCCCGTGGGTTGCGGGGCACAGCTCGGACCCCCTCAGAACGACGGCGTTTCCGCAAGCCAGCGGAAGCGCGATCGCTCGCACGCCGAGGATCACAGGCGCATTCCAGGGCGCCATGCCCAGGACCACCCCGGCGGGTTGCCGCACCGCCATCGCGAAGCTGCCGGGCACATCGGAGGGAATGATCTCGCCGCTGATCTGCGTCGTCATCGCCGCGGCTTCGAGCAGCATGCCGGCCGCGAGATGGACGTTGAACCCAGCCCAGATCCCCGAGCCGCCAGTCTCTGCAGCGATGGACGCGGCAAATGCTGGGGCCTTGGCTTCCAGCGCGTGCGCTGCCTTGATCAGAAGGGCACGGCGCTCCGAGGGACCTGTGGCAGACCAGCTCGGGAAGGCTGCTGCGGCGGCTTCCACGGCTGCAACCGCATCGGGCGCTGTGGCTGCCGGTGCTCGCGTTGCAATCTGGCCATCGAGCGGATTGAGCCGCTCGAAGGTGGCGTTACCGGTGGCCGGTCGTTGCTCGCCGCCGATCAACATCGAAATCGTGTTCATATCTGCTCCCTCGTTCTGTTCTATTTCTGCAGGTCTCTGTCCTCGACCTCGACTTCGATCAGTGTTGGTCGCTCGGACGAAAATGCCTTGGCCAAAGCGTCGTGGAGGCCCTTGGCGTTCCCGACATGGACTGCAGAGCAGCCCAGGCCTCTCGCAATCGAGACGAAGTCGAGTCCGGGAAGGTCGGTGCCCTGGACGTGCTCTTGCGAACTGAAGCCGAACACGGGTGCGAAGTCCTGTAGCGCGGCGTAGCGCCCGTTCTTGAGAATAACGAAGGTTACGGGCAGACTAAGTTGTGCGGCGCTCCAGATTGCCTGGATCGAGTAGAGGCTTGAGCCATCACCCACCAGGGCAATCACACGGCGGCCGGGCTTTCCGAGGGCCACGCCGACGGCCGCCGGCATGCCGTAACCGAGGCCGCCGCTGTCCATCGTGTAGAAGGCTTCGCTCTGCGTGATGGGCAAGTGCGCCTGCATCACAGGCCTGGCGCCCGGCGCTTCCTCGACGATGATCCCAGCGGTGGGCTTCACGTCCGCAATGGTTTGCATCACGAAGGCCGTTGAGAGCGGCTCCGTCGGCTCCACTCGCCGCGCGATGGCGCGAGCAGGAGGAGTGGCGCGCGTCGGTGGCCCGGCACGTGCAAGAAG from Bradyrhizobium zhanjiangense includes these protein-coding regions:
- a CDS encoding nitroreductase family protein, with the translated sequence MSMLERPSMSVDEAIRRRRSVRGFLSREVPEAILREVFALAQWSPSNCNVQPWVPHVVSGDRLKRLRDALVAAGMRDEPIKPDWPADGKFTGVYRERQVGAAQALYGAMGVARSDAVGRKLAYVRNHAFFDAPTPSSSSCPSRSIRARPLISACTRKP
- a CDS encoding nitroreductase family protein, translating into MPEPFDTREATDIGMYAQTLMLAFIARGIASCAQGALGLFPDIVRAQLGIPGHQKLLFGISFGYEDIDVKANAARADRAPMDDVVRFHR
- a CDS encoding CaiB/BaiF CoA transferase family protein — encoded protein: MTGPLHGFRIVEMGGIGPAPFAGALLGDLGADVLRIDRVPRPGVEPDLPARFDFYNRNKRSVALDLKQPQAVATVLQLVAQADALTEGFRPSVMERLGLGPDACHAVNPRLVYARMTGWGQQGPMSQEAGHDINYLALTGALHCLGDADRPPPPPLNLVADLGGGALYLTVGLLAATMEARQSGKGQTIDVAMIDGVTHLMSAFQAFRQQGSWTERRADNIVDGGAPFYGSYATRDGKFIAVGAIEPHFYANLLNVMGLRAGELPDQNDRASWPQMRQRFAEIFARRTRDEWVAAAMGRDACLAPVLTIDEAPAHPQMQARSAYAMFDGVRHPSPAPRFSRTPSALHTPPPPPGRDTRQALADWGVSPEQIAVLESARAIAG
- a CDS encoding MFS transporter, with protein sequence MTESYPIGPLSSPHIAAAGSDSTRLRGEVSSSRDSAPSLDIGHLLDHGPWTVLQKIVVFIAALSIIMDGFDGQLIGFAVPVLIKEWGVTRGDFAPALAAGLIGMGIGSAFAGLLADRFGRRGAVIVSVMVFGLATFCIGFAANLWHIGALRFIAGLGIGGALPSSTTVAAEFTPARRRTLAITATIVCVPLGGMLAGLFASVVLPNLGWRALFFLGGTLAVLLGFLLLLILPETPRFLVRRRARWAELRRLVGRMSRPVTADVVFTDLGEQRIEKREGFLALFERGRARDTIALWCAFFLNLLAVYSAFTWLPTMLTSEGLDVAIAGAGLTAYNFGGVLGALTCAMAITRYGSRWPLLLCSLLGAATALYLTRVNIALEASILIAGFGVQGFFANAVQSTMYAVCAYVYPTSVRATGTASALAFGRLGAILSAFAGAAVITVGGKDGYLLMLGVAMIGLTLSLAVVGRHIPARKT
- a CDS encoding aldehyde dehydrogenase, with the translated sequence MNTISMLIGGEQRPATGNATFERLNPLDGQIATRAPAATAPDAVAAVEAAAAAFPSWSATGPSERRALLIKAAHALEAKAPAFAASIAAETGGSGIWAGFNVHLAAGMLLEAAAMTTQISGEIIPSDVPGSFAMAVRQPAGVVLGMAPWNAPVILGVRAIALPLACGNAVVLRGSELCPATHGLIVEAFKEAGFPKSVVNYVTNAPSDAGPVVEAMIAHPAVRRVNFTGSTRVGKIIAATCAKYLKPAVLELGGKAPLVVLDDADIDAAVNAAAFGAFANSGQICMSTERIIVDEAIADEFVRRLADKASRLPLGDPRKGPVVLGSVVDMTTVKRCNDLIDDALAKGAKLLCGGKADSTLMPATLIDHVTSAMRIYSEESFGPIKPIVRVKGEDAAIACANDNAYGLSSAVFTRDTSRGMRVASRIQSGICHINGPTVHDEAQMPFGGVKDSGYGRFGGKSGIAEFTDTRWMTIQTSERHYPF